ataacagtGATAATTACATGAATTCTATTTTGTAGGATATAATAAAAAATGCtgcaataataaataatttgtttggttgtatgcagttgagaaataatttttcaaatttatcattttatatatatgatgatgaaATTATCAccaatgcaaaaaaaattatttttatttaaaaaacaattaagaaggtaaatttattttttgttggaccTCCTCCTACAATTTCTACTGCAAGAGATGGAATTTAATACATTAAACCAAACACCAAATTTGCATTTGCATGCAGTTATAACTACCgtgcagttacaactgcatgcaaccaaacagcccctaaaatTCACACATTCTATCATAATTttaaaagggttaattttataaagcTCGAtctctgtaaacatatcgaatactaaatatatttctataacgTTCAACCTTTTCATATTTATACCGATTGTCCCTAAAGcgagtggcaaaaggtttggtggttggtacccgaggtcccaaatttgaatcctagttttgattcacatttctagctaagtgccatttatctctcaaaaaaaaaaaaaaaaaactttttcatatttatttgtaCAAAAGTccagtaatatttatatttgtcccTCTTGTTTATTACCGCTAGAGTACTGTTTGTTTTTTAACAGaaatataagtgaaatgatatttttgctaTCATAAATATGTCATTTCAAAAACCTCAACTATTAGAATTatgtagaaatattttttaaaaaaattttaacggtcattttcttactttctaccatcacaaataatataaggaataaaaaggtcaatttatctcatttattAATCAAGAttgagtattttatttatagttaaCTATAGTTTTTAACGGATTCCAACAAtagaagtatatttgaaaacgttaagatttttgcaagaataaatagaaaaaaaaaactttgtaggaatatatctaCTGAACGATATATATCTACATAAAGCTGTATTCAATTAACCCTTAACAAAATATttccattataatttttttcttgaaaaaaaagatataactgactgaatataaataaaaaaaactttaaatattacccatgtggtttcacactttcttattttagtaccttgtagtttaaaatgtattaattagtgtcatgtggtttcatttttatctttttattatcgattccactaatttttttccttaaattagtgacaaaattaaaactaaagagtactaaagtgaatattcgataaacctaggtggggtatttgaagtttgttgtacataatttaacgaaatattaacggagaagcggatgaaaagataaaaataaaatcacatgacactaacttggTAGACTTTAAACAatagggcactaaagtgagaaagtgcgaaaccacaggagtggtatttgaagttttcctgtgataatttgaaattttcaagaggcttttttataaaataaccttttaaaattttattatttgcaaaataatcatgccaaaattatatttaaaaaattaatctcttaaagacggtgaatgattcaccgctttaaTAAAGAGCCTAATTTTTCAGAAAAGCgctgaatcattcaccgccttttacttgtttattattttttttataatcctaacaaccacataaatatttcaacaatcacatataattttaacaacctgaaaattttaaaatctatccatataatcctaacaattaaaaaaatttaataatctatccatacaattatAATAATCAAacattacatataattttaacaatttgaaaattctaataatatatatccatataatcctaacaattaaaaaaattttaataatctattcatacaattctaacaatcaaacaaaaattctaatattttatacacAATCCTAACAACATCACTTTTTTATTTCCTATATAATTTACGTACAATTTTAAAAAcctcattttttctctttcccaaatcattcaccgtctttaaaagaacTTAGATACTTTCataatgcggtgaatgattcatcgcgTTTTGAGAGTTAATttaccaaattcaaatttgataggattttttcgcaaattataaaattttagatggttattttgtaaaaaagtccGTTTCGGAAGGGGGGGGGCGGAATCCgcaaatttcaaactttgtgAGGGTATATATGACATTATCCGCGAATAAAGTGCGCATTATTGGGGCTCGTAGCGAAAATGGCTTCTCGGACTCACGACGACGCCGCATCCCTCGCCCCCTTCACTGCTGGTCTCCGAAGCGATCATGGCGAAGTTCTCGTtcgaggagggaggagaggggagcGGCGTGAGGAAGCGGAGGAGGATCGTCGCGGCGGGGGAGATCGATCCCACCCGTGCGGAGAAGCGATTTGAGGAGTCGGAGGTGGAGGACGACGAAGGAGAGGAGGCGatcgaagaggaagaggaagaggaagaggaagaagaaggagcgATTGCTACGGAGAATGGCGatgggattagggttagggttgatCCCGACCTTTTGGATTGCTCCATTTGCTTTGAGCCCTTGCGACCTCCTCTTTACCAGGTTTTGGATCTATTCGCACcctcattattatttttatttatttatttgatcttATTGCTGTTGTTGTTTGTATGATCGTAATTGTGCAAAAAAAACACGAaagatgaaattttttatatgataTGATGGTAATTGCGGAAGCAGCATGATGTGAAAGATGAGATTTTTgagctttcaaaaaaaaaagaaaagaaatagaaagatgaGATTTTTTTGATATGATTTTGTTGCCTGTTTGAGGAAGGAATGATTTGGGTATATGCTAAATGTTAATAACTTGGATAATTTGTTAGCTCAATTATACCATTGGTCTCcaaattttattcatatcttaaaaaaaaaaattgttacgcAAATGATCAATCCGATAGGAAATGGCCATACTCATCAACCTTAGTTTCAACATTTTATTTTCGCAATTGTGTTCTCGCTTTGATCttcaacctttcaatttttaaaattgagtctGTAATGCTTATTACATCATTGGTCTccaatttttatgtatattaaTGAATATTGTTACTCAAATGATCGATCTGATAGAAAACGGCCATACGTAACAACCCTAGCTTCGGCATTTTATTTTCGCAAATGGGTTTTTTCTTTAATCTAGTGTCGTGCAATTTCTTCAATTTCAGTGCAGATTAGGGTTCTTTGATACATATGGAAGCTTATTATGAGCTCTCCACAGTCAAATATTGTAtcagtggtttttttttttttttttttttttttttttttttttttttttctgtttaagATCCTCTTGGTATATGATATGCCTCTGTTTAGATACGACGGTGTCACTTGCGCATATGATGGAATCATAAGCCTTTGCGGCTTGTTTGGCCCtgcttttgctttgttttttacCGGCAGTAAACCCTAGTAAAGTGTTTGGTgaaagagggaaagagaaaaatctagACCTTCTGCTGTAGCCGGGAGCAGAAATGATAATTTCTATGCCTCAAAAGTAGAACCAAGTTCTCTTTGGTTCTTCTGAGTTAATGCAGAAGAAAAGCCGTTAAGGTTATGTTGATGTAATGCTTCTCCCAATAGCACTGCTCAGACAGCACTTTGTCGTACAGTACTATACCGTATAGCTGATGACGTGTTTATTTGGGCTTACACTTGCTTTTCTATACTAATGGAGCGGATGACTCGACCGGTGCAAGTACAGAGGCCGGATAACCTGAGTTTTATTGGGGATACTTCCTTCAAACCCTTTGAAACTCGAGTATCAAATACTTTTTTGCTCAGATAGGCTATTATATTCAGATGGAGTTTTGTGTAAATTCAACTGTAAAAGTACATGCATAATGTTTttactgttttgcagagccctTTACATCCACAGACGCAGGATAACCTCTTACAACCGAAAATAATTAAGCGGCATCATGAAAAAAGTGATTACTTTGTGCTAGGCTAAACGGTTTGAGACGTTTCACTTATCTCTGGAAACTCTGGATTGTAATTAATTTGAAACCCGATCATGAAGTGCTTACGGAAATGCTATTTGTATTATAAAGTTGCCGATGCTGTAGTTCTAGGCACAAAATGGATGACATGGGTTTAAATAAGACTGTAGGAAGAGGAGTATTCTCGttaaatagtaaacaatggaaaAGAAATCAACTTGACTAAAGCATGGTTTTTAGGGAACTCTGTAAAAGCTAATTTGCAACAAACCTATTATTTCATGGATTTACAATTTGTATCAGCCGGAACTGTATGAAAGCTAATATGCACGAAAAGGTTGTGCTCATGTCCGTTTCGATATTACCTTACCGGAAaaggcaaaaaaagaaaattgaaacaaGAGAAGCGGTTGCTTAAATCCCATAATTATTTGGCATTTTTTACAGAAATTTGTTATCTAAGATAGTgagtaattaaattaaattgtaggAGCTTGTATgtctatttgaaattttatttgatttgcttGCGAGCTCAGAACTTTTCTAGGGGTATATTACCAAACATCAGAGACTTGTACTGCTACTGGAGTTATTCCTCACTAATTATCATGCAGAAGAGTGTATCAGTGGAAGCTATGGTTCTTAGTTATAAATATTATCTTTTCTCAACACTCTATGCGAAACACCTGAGTATCTATGAAGGATCCTACACTGAGTTTTTCTATGTTAACTAAGCGAACATATGCCCCATAATTTCATCCTTTAATCGATCAATGTACTTCGTGTTCTTTTACTTTAATTTCGTCCTTTGTAAACCCTTGCATTATCTGATGAGATCGATTTGTTTACTTCTCCAGTGCCAAAACGGTCATGTGGCGTGTTCTTCATGCTGGTCCCAGCTCTGCAACAAATGCCACATCTGCTCTCGTGAAGTGAGCCGCAGCCGGAACGTCTTCCTCGAAAAGATCATCGAGTCGATCAAAGTCTCGTGCTCGTACGCCAAATGGGGGTGCCCCGAAAATATAAGTTACCCAAAAAGGCCCGCCCATGAAGAGAAATGTATCTTCGCCCCGTCCGAGTGCCCCTTTCCCGGTTGTTCATACAAGGGCTTCAATCGGTGCTGGTCGGGCCACTTCGTCTCTAGTCACAAATTGTTTCCCAAGAAGTTTAAATACGACCACTTGTTCAAGATGAGTTTACCGACTACCGAGCAATTTGTATATCTTTTAGGACCCGACAGCCAACTCTTCCTCTTACTTAACAAAAATGTTGAGCCCACCGGTTATGCTCTTTCCATAGTTTGCATTCGTGGTGGCGTTATGAAGTGTAAGTTCTCTTACGAACTCGCTGTAACTGCAAGCAATGGAAGCTCTTTACAGTTGAAGGCCTCTGTAATGGATATTAGGGAGTGGAACGGAATTTACCCGACCGATGCGTTCCTTTTGGTTCCGTCGGAGTTCGCTCCCTCCGCAAGCGAAATCGAAGTCGAAGTCTCTGTTTGCAAACTGTAATCTTCTGTTGCAAAGTGTAAAGAATAGGTTGCTTTGTATATTATATGTGAGAAAGTGCTTCTCTCTGCTGGAGATAAGAtgcaaattttgttttgtttgttgtGATCAGTTCAATGTCTTGTAAAATGAGAAGGTTTGGGAttactaatttaatgaaaatatatttgtcatgtTTCATGTTTAAAAGGACTCGATCTTATGCTGCATAAGTTTGACATATGTTTCTCTTAACTACACTTTAAACATCATACAGATAATACAAAGTTTAGAAGTACAACATAAGTAAATTTAACAACATCATAACTCAGAACAACAATTTTATTCCAGAAGATATATAGGtataggaaaacttcaaaaaaccccccgtgctttcgtagtttctcactttgcccccctgtggtttaaaatgtatcaaattgctcccgtggtttcatttttatcttttcggtagctttttcgttaatatttcattaaattatatacaaaaaacttcagatacccatctagatttatcaaatattcactttagtaccctttaattttaactttatcactgatttaagcaacaaaaataataaaattgataaaaaaaaaagaaaaaagaaaccacaggggagcaaattgatacattttaaaccacagggtggcaaagtgagaaactacgaaaccacagaggggttttttgaagttttccctagtATAGGATATCATAGAAGAATTCAAAGACTACTATAGAATATCATAgaagaaaattcagatttcagcATATACTTCAAAAAAGTTAATAACATGATTTGCACTGCATAGTCTCTTCAAAAGACTAGAAAACAGATACTATACAAAATAATAGAAGGTATATCATGTGTGACACATTACTAAGTTACCATTCCATATATTCAGCATAATATGCTTAACTTTTTGGTGCTTTAGGTTTCAAAATATACATCCCCAAAATTCCACTATCAAAATGTTACTATTACTAACAACTCGAGGCTCCACCCGCGCACTTCTTCTTTACCTGAAATTAGAGAACAACGAGGAGTTAGAAACATATTatttaaggtatcgtttggttcggagataagcaaaaagtagctatttcaggaatatgtataaattaaggtataagcgggaattagatcaattttgcgtttggatcaaaattaggttattcctggcaataaaaaaaatagcgtttagttagataagatagaataagaattaaagtgggtagttataaataaaaaataataatattatccttttctttatattagaatttgaatttttatattttatattttaaaatataaacttttaaatttcaaattttgaaattaaaatttgaaatttaaaatctcaaattttaaattcaaaattttaaattttaaattttaaactttaaatttaagatcgaatttaaatttaaaaaatataaaatatcaaattttaaatttcaaaaatttaaaatatcaaaatttaaatttaaaatttaaaatttataatttaaattttaaactttaattttgagattacaaattataaattttaaaaatttaaatttttaatttttaaaattttaaaataagaataggggtgggaacaattaataaaaataatttattataataaatttataaatttgataaaaataaattttttattaaaattataatttttttattattaataaatttaatatttttttaaaattctacttaaacttaaatttaataaaaataatttattataaaatttattataatatttaaatataaataatatgtgttaatatagtacaattaataattttataataaaaagcaatgtattataatatataacatattatatttatataatttattttgaatttaatttataattttaattaagtttgaaattaagcattggaatagaactattccaccaaaatgatgGAATAGTAAATATGAAGCTATTCTGGGATAACCGGAAATAGCAAGATTTGACAGGAATAAAATATCCAGGCAAAAAATCACTCCGTTTGGCAGAATAGCGGGATAACTTTCATTATCCCCGCTTATGTCCCGAACCAAATGGGATAAAGGTTTTTAGGTGGGTATACTGCCCAAAAATAGCAAGCTCCCCAATCGCGACGAAAACTAATAATAGAAATAACATACtttaatatatatcaatttaCAGTTGCTACAAATTAGTGCACAATAGTATGGAATTTATGTTGAGATGCAAGAATAGTACATGTAGCCTACACTACATGCCCATTAGAGTAACCACCACTCAAATTACTATCAACATACAGTAATGCGTGAATGCGGATGTTTCAATTATCAAATCATGTGCAGGCAGCCGCCACCCCAAAACATTACAATATGACATGAAAAAGTGCATGCGAAtgtttctattatttttattaagtcATAGATCGGGAACCACCTCCGAAATATTACTCATATACTATAAGTGGACCCAATCACATTTCGATCCTCAGGTTGCGAGACCATACTTGTCTCATATAGCATAACCAGCGCTCTCTACTAGATTGCGATCCTTGTTAAAAGCGCGATAACATAAAGTATCCACAAGTGCAAGCGATCACTGTATTCAACAGCTAATGTTTCAGAATTATGAATATGCTCAATTTGATATTACTTGATTGATCAACACTGACTGTCAAATAAGAATGTATGTTATGAATGCAGACTAACTTACGGAAAGTATATTCGTAATTAAGACTAACTTACAGCAGAAGATCCAGTTTTACGAATGCAGAGATCGAGCAGAAATTCGCCATCAGAATTACGGAAATCAGAGGGCACCATAAGAGAAGCATCTGTCGGGTGGACTCCTTTCCACTCCTTTATAACACCTACATTAGCCTTGAACTGTAGAGGAGGTCTGTTTCCGGTATTCACCTCTATATCATACGAGAACTGCCAAGTCGAAACGCCGCTTTGAAGGCACACCAAGGAAAAAGCACAACCCACAAGCTCGAAACTGTTGTGCAGTAGTAGGAATACGTGCTTTCCTATATAATCATCCCCAGCTATAAGAACCGTAAACGGATCCCTAGTTGGTACACTGATTTTGAACACTTGGTTGTATTTGAACCTCTTCGGAGTCTTGCTGTGGATCATAATGAAGTGGATTGGCCACAATCCTTTGTAACCTTTATAGATGCAGCCGTGGAATGGGCACTTGGATGGTGCAAAGATGCAAGTCTCTTTGTGGGCGGTCTTCTGTGCAAAATTTATGCTTTCGCGGCAGCCCCATTTGGCGTACGAGCACGAGACTTTTATTGACTCGATTATCTTCTCGAGCCAGATGTTGCGAGTGCAGTTACCTTCATCAGAGCACATGTAGCATCTGTTATCACGCTTCGACCAGCAGGAAAAGCACACCACATGACCATTACGGCACTGAAAATAAACATACAAACATTAGATTGGCTTACCGCATTTCAATGATACTGATGATGATAATCATTGAAATAATAAGGTATGTAAAAATTCAGATGAAAATGTGGCATGGTAATGGAAAATGAATTCATATTAGCGTAATTAATAGTGAAACTGCGAAAGAGCTCGAATGAGGAGGGAAAAATCTAGCCGTTTGCATTTTCGAAGAACAACTGTGTTCCAATATACGAACAGGCCCGTCAAAAGGTCTAGCCTAATCacgtttttatcttttccctGTCTAAGTAGACAGTAATATTGAGATCCCTAGTCAGAAACACGCTATTATTACAAAGTTACAATCTGAAATTACGCCGAACAAATTGTGTCTTGAGAATAGCTTAATCAGAGTTTACATGGGAAGCCGAAAATCCATTATACTATGAGGGGAGCTCACAGCATATGATAGTAAAACTTATCAGCAGCTTGTTCAAGCAGAATGCTCTTGGGTGAACCCCATATGAAAGCGTAGTAGTAGTCCAATCTAACGAAACTTCACAAAACAAGCGGAGTAGGCAATAATGCAGATTACTGACTCTACTCATCCTTGCCAAGATGATTTCATGAAATGAATGGTTCCAATAGGACGACG
This DNA window, taken from Ananas comosus cultivar F153 linkage group 5, ASM154086v1, whole genome shotgun sequence, encodes the following:
- the LOC109710783 gene encoding putative E3 ubiquitin-protein ligase SINA-like 9, producing MAKFSFEEGGEGSGVRKRRRIVAAGEIDPTRAEKRFEESEVEDDEGEEAIEEEEEEEEEEEGAIATENGDGIRVRVDPDLLDCSICFEPLRPPLYQCQNGHVACSSCWSQLCNKCHICSREVSRSRNVFLEKIIESIKVSCSYAKWGCPENISYPKRPAHEEKCIFAPSECPFPGCSYKGFNRCWSGHFVSSHKLFPKKFKYDHLFKMSLPTTEQFVYLLGPDSQLFLLLNKNVEPTGYALSIVCIRGGVMKCKFSYELAVTASNGSSLQLKASVMDIREWNGIYPTDAFLLVPSEFAPSASEIEVEVSVCKL
- the LOC109709902 gene encoding putative E3 ubiquitin-protein ligase SINA-like 6; this translates as MAKLSFVEEGKATNGLPRKRKRSGCGGGRLSLAAAAAAAAEEDGEREGGVEEEEEEEEEEEAPLKERSEMIGVNIDSHYLECFICIEPLGPPLYQCRNGHVVCFSCWSKRDNRCYMCSDEGNCTRNIWLEKIIESIKVSCSYAKWGCRESINFAQKTAHKETCIFAPSKCPFHGCIYKGYKGLWPIHFIMIHSKTPKRFKYNQVFKISVPTRDPFTVLIAGDDYIGKHVFLLLHNSFELVGCAFSLVCLQSGVSTWQFSYDIEVNTGNRPPLQFKANVGVIKEWKGVHPTDASLMVPSDFRNSDGEFLLDLCIRKTGSSAVKKKCAGGASSC